In Aythya fuligula isolate bAytFul2 chromosome 6, bAytFul2.pri, whole genome shotgun sequence, the following are encoded in one genomic region:
- the LOC116490708 gene encoding dehydrogenase/reductase SDR family member 9-like, which yields MLFYVVLFLGIISLWWHWRARDRMKVTNLNGKYIFITGCDTGFGNMAAKTFDKKGFRVFASCLTETGAKELKAETSNQLQTVLLDVRDSDSIKKVAAWIKAEVQSEGLWGLINNAGIMGPSAPTDWLDIEHFREPIEVNLIGLINVTINMLPLIKQAKGRIVNVSSVGGRLAFSSGGYCPSKFGVEGFNDSLRRDMKAFGVNVSCIQPGLFKTPLSSPVKILKEKEIIWNQLPPSTKKQYGEEYFQKDAAKKEKLTKICLNKDISLVVECMEHALTSLYPRAHYIIGQDAKWFWTPLSKMPAAVQDFLLLRNRAKPAASHAN from the exons atgcttttctacGTAGTACTCTTCCTTGGCATCATCTCTCTGTGGTGGCATTGGAGGGCAAGAGACAGGATGAAGGTTACAAATCTCAATGGCAAATATATATTCATCACTGGATGTGACACAGGCTTTGGGAATATGGCAGCAAAGACTTTTGATAAAAAGGGATTCCGTGTTTTTGCCAGCTGCCTAACTGAAACAGGTGCCAAGGAGCTAAAAGCTGAGACCTCTAACCAACTTCAGACAGTGCTGCTGGACGTGAGAGATTCAGACAGTATTAAGAAAGTGGCTGCATGGATCAAAGCTGAAGTTCAGTCAGAAG gtCTCTGGGGACTTATTAATAATGCTGGAATTATGGGGCCATCCGCTCCTACAGACTGGTTGGATATTGAACACTTTAGAGAACCAATTGAAGTTAATTTAATTGGACTCATAAATGTTACAATAAATATGCTTCCCTTGATAAAACAAGCAAAGGGAAGGATAGTAAACGTATCCAGTGTTGGAGGTCGCCTAGCCTTCAGTAGTGGAGGTTATTGCCCTTCAAAGTTTGGGGTAGAAGGATTTAATGACAGCTTAAG GAGAGATATGAAAGCTTTTGGAGTTAATGTTTCTTGCATTCAACCTGGACTGTTCAAAACACCATTATCCAGTCCAGTAAAGAttctgaaagagaaggagaTTATTTGGAATCAGCTTCCTCCCAGCACTAAAAAGCAGTATGGAGAGGAGTATTTTCAGAAAG atgcagcaaagaaagaaaaactgaccAAGATCTGCCTTAACAAGGACATTTCCCTCGTTGTTGAGTGCATGGAGCATGCCCTAACAAGCCTCTATCCACGCGCCCATTACATCATTGGGCAGGATGCGAAGTGGTTTTGGACTCCCCTTTCAAAAATGCCAGCAGCTGTACAAGACTTTTTACTCCTGAGAAACAGAGCAAAGCCTGCAGCTTCCCACGCAAACTAA